The nucleotide window ATTCCGTACAAGGCGCTGAACCCGAGAACAGAAGGCCAAACAGGCTCTGGTCCAGTTAGGCTTCCCCAGTCATATCCCGATACCCGCCCAAGTAGCATCATACTGAGGAACACGATGATGCTAAGAAAAAAACTCGCGAGCACGATTCTGAATGCGACTTTCACGGGAATTCCTCCTGAGGGCTACTTGATGCGATTGCAGCGGTCCCAGGGGTTCGCGATCTCCCCCCAAGAGAGCGCGGGCTGCCACGATTCCATATTGTACACGCCGCTCGGGAAATAGGCGCCGACCACGTGGCAAACGAACTGCTGTTCGATGTTCCAGTTCCAGTAGGTATTGGTCATTGCGGTCCCGAGGATACTCTTCACATGGAGCACGTGCGTCGAATGCGTGTTCCAGGCGATCTGTTGGCGCCCCAACGGAGTGGGATCAGCGTTCACGATGTACCCCTTCGTGACTTTGTGCACCCACGCGTTCTTGTACCAGACCGTGCCACTGGCAATCGAAACCTCGACAGGATAGACGACGTTCGCCGGTGCGACCAACGATTGAGTAACCATCGTTCCTTCGATACCGAGTGCAGCCTGCACCGGTTCCCCGGCAGCGTCCAGGGCCTCGTACTGCATGATCCCGCCAAGGAGATCTCCATTTTCGTTCGTCAGCAAGATCGACTCTTCGCCATCGTCGTTCACGACGATCTCAGCCGAAGCGCCGCTGGGAAGGTCGAGCTCGTATTCAACGGTCGAAGCCTGAGGATCCTCGAAGACGGCACCGAGCTCAACGAGCGATTCGGACTCGACAACATCGATGGAATCAGTCGGTGTCGTTTCGACCAGCTCAAGCCCGAATGAACCGCCGGGGCCCATGAGAGTGATCTCATCCCCTGTGATGAGGACCTCGCTCTCGATCCACACCGGGACAACGTCATCGTCGGTGCTCGCTTGCGCCGGCGCGATGCCGATCGCATACACGAGCGGTGCAGCGGCAGCGGTAGTCGTCACCAGCCGGAAAAGTGTCCTGTTTCGCAATATTCAGCCACTCTCTTTGGTTAGCCTCTGACTCATCCATAGCCCAAAGGGAGCAATCGTTCGCTGCTCGTACCTCACAGTGATAGGTCGGGCGAGATATGTCAAGGAAGTCATGTTTCGCCAGACGTATGCACCGCCCCTAAGGCCGTGCGTTTGGTCCCTGGTCTTGGACACTCTGGTTCCAGCTGGTGCCGAGGGGCGCGAGAATCCAACTCTTCTGGCTTCGAGTGGAGGTTGGGGGACGCGCAGGATCAGGGCATGATGAGGCAAAACGAGCAATGCCCCGCACAGGGGGGGTGGGGCCTGCTGCACGGATGGGTGACATCTGAGGTCCTTGACCACACTCGGATCTGCGGCCACTATGAGCCTACGCTGTGCAGGCGGCGCGACGACCAGCGCCACCATTCCGGCTCTTCGGAGATCTGGTGGGGGTGAGGTGTCCGGGGCGTGACTGGCGTGTAGGGGTCGAGGTCCCCGAGGATCAGAAGCGCTAACCACCTGATTCCGACCGAGGACCTCGACGTGCTTCACCTTACTTCGGGGCGCGTTGACGCGCGTCCGGCTGCTGATCCCTGTGACCGTTGTGACCTGCTGCTGGGCCTGGACGGGGTCCACGTCGAGCATGTCGATCGCCGTGACGGCCTGCTGACGGTCACGGTCTCCAGCCCGCCGGGACCTGCCGGGTGCCCATCGTGCGGGGTGATCGCGACCGGTCGTGGCCGCCGACGCCGGGTGCTGCGGGACGTGCCTGGCGCTGACCGGGTGCGCCTGGTATGGCGGCAACGCGTCTTCCGCTGCGAGGACACCGACTGCGGCCGGAAGACGTTCATGGAACAGCTCCCGTCGTTGGTCGCCCCACGCGGATCGATCACGGCCCGTGCCGTGGTCTGGGCGATCGGGCAGTTGCGTCGCGAACACGCCACCGTCCAAGGCTTGGCTCGTCAGCTCGACACGTCGTGGAAGACGCTCTGGCGGGCCGTCGAACCCGAACTCGAGCAGCTTGCCGCCGACGAGTCCCGGTTCGACGGGGTCAGCACCCTCGGTGTCGATGAACACATCTGGCACCACGTCGATCCCCGCATGCGCGGCCCGAAGGAGTTGACCGGGATGGTCGACCTGACCCGCGACGAGCACGGCAAGACGCACGCCAGGCTGCTGGACCTCGTGCCCGGCCGTTCCGGGCGCGTCTACAAGGCCTGGCTGGACCAACGCGGCGAGGACTTCCGTCGGAACGTGAAAGTGGCCGCCTTGGATCCCTTCGCCGGCTACAAGGCCGCCATCGACGACAAGCTCCACGACGCGATCGCCGTGCTGGACGCGTTCCACGTTGTGAAGCTCGCTACCGCCGCCGTCGACGAGGTCCGCCGCCGGGTCCAACAGGACACCCTCGGCCATCGCGGCCGGAAGGGCGACCCGCTCTACGGGATCCAGACCATCCTCCGCGCCGGGGCCGAGCACCTCACCGACAAGCAACGAGCACGTCTGGTCGCCGCGATCAACGCCGACCCCGCCCACGAGGAAGTCTTCATCGCCTGGCAGTGTGCACAGCAACTCCGCGCCGCCTACCACGCGAAGGATCTGGCCCAAGGACGACGGATCGCCGTCACCGTCGTCGACACGTTCCACACCTGCCCGATCCCCGAGATCGCCCGCTTGGGCCGCACCCTGAGACGGTGGCGCGACGCGTTCCTGGCCTACTTCACCACCGGCCGCTCATCCAACGGCGGCACCGAGGCCGTGAACGGCATCATCGAACTCCACCGCCGCCTCGCCAGAGGCTTCCGCAACCGCCACAACTACCGCCTCCGCATGCTCCTCGCCGCCGGCGGCCTCACCCCATGACCCCCACCGGATGTCCGAAGAGCCCAATAAGGAAGACGAACACGGCGACACCTCCGTTCGCTCGACAACGTGTGGCTCTCGCGGGAGGCCCATGCTCGCACAGCAACGTGGTGGTGATGCCGGGAGGGCGCTTCCACACGGCGCCCGGCAGTCCGGTCGTTCGCTTGGGATCTTCACGTTCAGAGAGATTCGTTCCTCCGGTTCAACGCTGCGCGCAGGCGCCGCCTTGCCCGTGAGTAGCGTGCACGTGCCGCATCGGGGCGGAGCCCGAGTGCCGCGCCGGCCTCGCTCACGGATAATCCATCCCACACGACCATCCCGACGAGCTCTCGGTCGCGTTCCTTCAGCCGGGACAACGCTTTGATCGCAGGTCCATCCTGAACGTCCGCAGCGATAGGGGTGGTGCGGAGTTCATCTCGAATCCGCGCAGCCAACATGGCCTGCCGAGCGCCCCCGCGTCGCTGCGCGAGAAGCACCCTGCGGGCGACACCGTATGCCCAAGCTCGCCGGTCGTCCTCGTTTTTCGGAAGATCAGCTCGTCGGCGCCACAGCACCAAGAGTGTCTCGGACAGACAGTCGGCCGCATCCTCCTGGGGGACGACCCGTCTCGCGAAATACGCCAACAAAGCCGGAGACAGCGACCGGACAAGGTCATCGATCCGCAGAGCTGCCGAATCGCTGACCAGCTCTGGCTGCTGCGTCAATGTTCCTCCCCCATCACCCCGTAGCAGTCCCAGAAGGCGTACCCACGTTCAACGGCAGCCGAGTCACCGTCTCGCGCCGAGCTTACGGACTTGTGGAGACCGTCCACGACACCGCCGCTGTCGAGCGCGGTTATGGCCGGATAGTTCGCGACGTCGCCGAGCCAGTCGACCGCGACGGCCTTCGCGGCATCATCACCGTCGAGCCAGTAGTCGAACCAGCTGCAGATCGCCCACCCCTCGTACGTGGATACGATCAGACCGTCCTGCGCGATACCAGAGCCGCCGGCGTCCACGCCGAGCCGGCCCATGATTCGCTGAACATCCTCGACCGCGTCGGATGGAGAGGCTCCCGGTGGAAGATCGAGATACGCCGGATAGCTATCGTCAACGACTTCGGGAACGTCAGGTGCCGTGAGGTCGATCCACTCGCTCGAATCTTCCTCCGTACTCCGCGATGGATCTCCGAACTCACCCGTCCTGGCCAGCCATAGAGCTGTACCCGCCGCTGGCACTGCGACTGAGAGACTCGCGAGAGCAACGGCCCCACCAACGTGCCAGCGCTTCTTGAGCCCGCGCTTTCGGCCCCGCCCGTCGAGTTGACGCTCGGCATCCTCCCGCACATGCGGATCCTGGAGGCTCGTTGCCTGTTCGTCAAGAAGGTCCTGGACTTCCTTGGTCAGAGATACGAGTCCGAGACGTCGGATACGATCATCGAGCTCTTCATCGGATGACGGCTTCATACATGGATATGTTCGAAGAAGGTCAAAACGTGACAACCGGTACTGGGAATTCTGCGACGGCCTGAATCGCCCGGAAGCCCCACGGGCATTCACTCCACGATCCTGCCTGGACATCACGACACGACCTCACCCGAGCACTCCGTCGCGGAGGGCGCGGAGCACGGCGCTCGTGCGGTCGCGGGCGCCGAGCTTGGCGATGATCGCCGAGACGTGGTTCTTCACGGTGCCCTCGGCCAGGTGCAGGGCGCCGGCGATCTCGCGGTTGCCGTAACCCTCGGCCATGAGGCGGAGCACGTCGACCTCGCGGCTCGTGAGCGGTTCCGCCGGGGGCGGGTCGGTGGCCGCGCCCGCGCGGATGGCCCGCAGCAGCCGGTCGGTGACCGACGGGGAGATGAGGGTGCCGCCTGCGGCGAGGGTGTCGACGGCGTGGGTGAGGCGTTCGACGGTGACGTCTTTCAGCAGGTAGCCGCGCGCGCCGTGGCGGAGGGCCTGCACGAGCAGTTCGTCGTCGTCGAAGGTGGTGAGGACGAGCACGGGCGTCGGGTCGCCGCGGGCGGCGAGTTCGGCGAGCACGCCGATGCCGTCGAGGCCGGGCATCCGGAGGTCGAGGAGCACGACGTCGGGCCGTTCGGCTTCGATCGCCGCGAGCCCTTCGATGCCGTCGGCGGCTTCGGCGACGACGTCGATGCCGGCGATGCCGAGCAGGGTGCGGATGCCGGTGCGCACCAATGCCTGGTCGTCGACGATCACCACGCGGCTCATCGGGCCGGCACCCTCGCCTCGACGCGGAAGCCGTGCGCGCCGTCGAAGGAGACGTCGCCGCCGAGGGCGGCGAAGCGTTCCTGCAGGCCGCGCAGCCCGTTGCCGGCGACGGGCCGGCCGGCGCCGCGGCCGTCGTCGAGAGCGGTCAGGCGGATGCCGGCGGCATCCCGCGACACGCGGATCTCGAGCCGGGTGGCCTCGGCGTGCCGCAGCGTGTTCGTCGCGATCTCCTGCACGGCGCGCACGAGCGCAGCCGTCTCGTCGTCGTCGGTCGTGAGCCCGGTCGGCACGTCGAGGGCGATCTCGAGCCCCGGGATGCCGGCGACGACGTCGCCCAGGAGTTCGGCGAGCTCGCCGGTGCCGGATTCGCGGAGGCGGCCGACGGTCGCCCGCACATCGGCGAGCAGCCCGCGGGCGACACCGTCGGCGCGCTCGACGTGTTCGCGGGCGGCCCGGCCGTCGCGGTGCTTCGCGGCCTCGAGCTCGAGGGTGAGCACGGTCAGCTGGTGGCCGATGAGGTCGTGGAGTTCCCGCGAGATGCGCAGCCGTTCGGCGGTGCGGGCGCTTTCGGCGAGCAACGCGTTCGCGGCGCGCAGCTCGACGTTGGCCGCAGCCAGGCTCGCCCGGGTGCGCTGCTCGCGCACGAGCGCCCCGGTCGAGAACGCCGAGGCGATCTGGATGAGCAGGTAGAGGCCCGTGCTCAGCACGACCTCGCCGGGGCGAGCGCTCTGCATCGAGAAGAGGACGAAGAGCACGAGCGTGTTCCAGGCGATCACGCCGGCCACGCCTGCCGGCGGCACGAGGTAGACGCCGAGCGCGGCGTGGAAGACCAGCAGGATCGGCAGCCACCCGGCGGAGGGGGCCAGCAGCACGGCCGCCGACGACGCGGCGACGGCGACGCCGTAGGCGGCGAGCGCGATGACCCGGCTGCGCCGGCCCGGGGGCGAGACGTGCCCGCTCCAGACCGCGGCGAAGGCGGCGGCCAGCGAGCAGAGGAACACCGCGGTCCACACCCACTGCGGCACGGCGGCCGGCACGGCGCCGAACATGACGGGCGCCCCGATGCCGACGCAGACGACGACCATCGCGAGCCCGGACCACAGTTCCGGCACCATGCGTCGCATCCGTCCACCCTACGGAACCGGCCCGGCCGGCACCCGTGCCATCGGTCACGATCCGCGGCGTGACGAACGGGACTGCAGGCGTACCGGCGCCGTCCGTAGCGTCGGAGCCATGGATCACGACACGGCGATCGTCGCCGAACATCTGCACAAGCGCTACCGTTCCACGGTCGCGGTCGACGGCGTCAGCCTCCGGGTGCGGGCCGGCGAGGTCGTCGGCGTGCTCGGCGCCAACGGTGCGGGCAAGACGACCACGGTCGAGCTCATCGCCGGCCTCCGCCGCCCCGATGCCGGCCGCGTTCGCGTCCTCGGCCTCGACCCTCGCCGCGACCGGGCGGCGCTCCGGCAGGTGCTCGGCGTGCAACTGCAGCAGGCGACCGTGCACCATGCGCTGACCGTCGACGAGCTCATCGGGCTCTTCCGCAGCTTCTACCCGAACCCGCGTTCGGCCGGCGAACTGCTGGATCTCGTCGATCTCACGGCGCAGCGCCGCACCCGCTTCGAGAAGCTCTCCGGCGGTCAGCAGCAGCGGTTGTCGATCGCGCTCGCCCTCGCGGGGCGGCCCCGCGTCGTCATCCTCGACGAACTGACGACCGGCCTCGACCCGCACGCCCGCCGACGCATGCAGAGCGCGATCGAGCAGCTCGAGCACGAGACCGTGCTGCTCGTCAGCCACGCCATGGACGAGGTCGAACGGCTCTGCGATCGCGTGGTGCTGCTGGATGCCGGCCGTATCGTCGCCGACGACACCCCGGCCGGGCTCGTCTCGACCGTCGGCGCCGCAGACCTCGAAGAGGCATTCGTGACGATCACGGGCACCCGCCCCGGCGAACTGGAGGAGACCGCATGACCGCCGCACCCGCATCCGCCCCCGCCCGTATCGCGCGGCCGGGCCCGCGCTCGTGGCTCGTGCTCATGGCCTGCGAGGCGAAGATGGTCGCCCGCGACACGGCCGGCCTCATCGTGCCGCTCGGGATGCCGCTGCTGATCCTCGTGATGAGCGCGCAGTCGGCCGCCTCGGAGCCGGTCGGCGGTCTCACCGCGCTCGAGGTCTTCGTGCTGCCGCTCGTGTTCACCGTCGTGATCGCCTCGATCGGGGTGATCAACATGCCGAGCTTCCTCGCGTACTACCGGCGTTCGGGCATCCTCCGCCGGCTCGCCGTGACGCCGGCCTCGCCGGCGATGGTGCTCGTCGCGCAGGCTGTCGTGAGCCTCGCCCAGGCGCTCGTGGGCATCTCCGTCGCCTTCGCCGTCGCCGTGTTCGCATTCGGCGCCAGGCCGCCCCTCGATCCGGTCGGTGCGGCCATGGCCGTCGCCCTCGGCATCGCGGCGATGTACGCCGTCGGCATGCTGGTGGCCGCCCTGGCGCCGACGCCGAACTCGGCGGTCGCGATCGGCCTGGTGGCGTTCTTCGCCCTCGGGGCGCTCGGCGGCCTGTTCGGCGGCATGACGACCCTGCCGGAGCCGCTCGCGGCGGTCGGCGAGGTGCTGCCGTTCGGGGCGAGCGTGCAGGCGCTGTCGGCGGCGTGGGCGGGCTGGCCGATCGAGCCGGCCTCGCTCATCGCCCTGTCGGCGGCGACGCTCGTCTGCGGCGGGGCGGCCGCGGCGGCCTTCCGCTGGGAGTGACGGGGGCGGCGCGGGGGTGGATGCCGGGCGACCCGGCATCCACCCCCGCCGCCGTCTTACTTCACGCCGTAGACCCGGATTTGCTTCTCGCCAAAGTGCTGAACAATATGGCGGATTTGGACGATTTGGACGAATATAGAGCTATGAGCACCGCATCCGTACGAACGAGAGATCCGTTGGTCGTCGACCCGCCTAGCGACCTCAGCGAGATGCTCGAACTCGGGCGATTCCTGGAGCATCACACCGCGCCTGCGCTGCTACTCGGTCCCGACGGCGAGCAGATCCCGCTCCCGATGGTGGCGTACGACGTGCTCCGGCAGGTGGTTTCGGCGATGGAGCGCGGCGAGGCCGTCAGTGTCGAACCAATCGATCGGCAACTGACGACTCAGCAAGCAGCCACCCTGCTTGGCATCAGCCGCAGCACGCTGATCCGGCTGCTCGATGAACACGAGCTGCCCTTCGAACGATTCGGCGAGTCCAGGCACCGGCGACTGCGACTGCACGACGTCCTCGCATATCGCGACCGAAAGCGCACTGATAGGCGGAGCCGCTTGGACGAACTCACCCGGCAAGCAGAAGAAGACGGTCTGTATGACGTCGATGCGGACGTCTACAAGGAAGCATTGGCTCAGGCACGGAAGCACTCGTAGCGGTGGCGCGGTTCACGGCATTCCTCGACGCATGTGTGATCGTACCGCTGGCGCCGTGCGACACCATGCTCCGCATGGCTGACGCTGGAGCCTTCCGCCCGGTCTGGTCGCAGAACGTGCTCGACGAAGCACTCAAAGCTCTCGAGCGCATCCACCCGGACGTCGACGCGAGCCGATTCCACAGTCGATTCC belongs to Agromyces archimandritae and includes:
- a CDS encoding ISL3 family transposase, which encodes MLHLTSGRVDARPAADPCDRCDLLLGLDGVHVEHVDRRDGLLTVTVSSPPGPAGCPSCGVIATGRGRRRRVLRDVPGADRVRLVWRQRVFRCEDTDCGRKTFMEQLPSLVAPRGSITARAVVWAIGQLRREHATVQGLARQLDTSWKTLWRAVEPELEQLAADESRFDGVSTLGVDEHIWHHVDPRMRGPKELTGMVDLTRDEHGKTHARLLDLVPGRSGRVYKAWLDQRGEDFRRNVKVAALDPFAGYKAAIDDKLHDAIAVLDAFHVVKLATAAVDEVRRRVQQDTLGHRGRKGDPLYGIQTILRAGAEHLTDKQRARLVAAINADPAHEEVFIAWQCAQQLRAAYHAKDLAQGRRIAVTVVDTFHTCPIPEIARLGRTLRRWRDAFLAYFTTGRSSNGGTEAVNGIIELHRRLARGFRNRHNYRLRMLLAAGGLTP
- a CDS encoding RNA polymerase sigma factor, yielding MTQQPELVSDSAALRIDDLVRSLSPALLAYFARRVVPQEDAADCLSETLLVLWRRRADLPKNEDDRRAWAYGVARRVLLAQRRGGARQAMLAARIRDELRTTPIAADVQDGPAIKALSRLKERDRELVGMVVWDGLSVSEAGAALGLRPDAARARYSRARRRLRAALNRRNESL
- a CDS encoding response regulator codes for the protein MSRVVIVDDQALVRTGIRTLLGIAGIDVVAEAADGIEGLAAIEAERPDVVLLDLRMPGLDGIGVLAELAARGDPTPVLVLTTFDDDELLVQALRHGARGYLLKDVTVERLTHAVDTLAAGGTLISPSVTDRLLRAIRAGAATDPPPAEPLTSREVDVLRLMAEGYGNREIAGALHLAEGTVKNHVSAIIAKLGARDRTSAVLRALRDGVLG
- a CDS encoding sensor histidine kinase — protein: MRRMVPELWSGLAMVVVCVGIGAPVMFGAVPAAVPQWVWTAVFLCSLAAAFAAVWSGHVSPPGRRSRVIALAAYGVAVAASSAAVLLAPSAGWLPILLVFHAALGVYLVPPAGVAGVIAWNTLVLFVLFSMQSARPGEVVLSTGLYLLIQIASAFSTGALVREQRTRASLAAANVELRAANALLAESARTAERLRISRELHDLIGHQLTVLTLELEAAKHRDGRAAREHVERADGVARGLLADVRATVGRLRESGTGELAELLGDVVAGIPGLEIALDVPTGLTTDDDETAALVRAVQEIATNTLRHAEATRLEIRVSRDAAGIRLTALDDGRGAGRPVAGNGLRGLQERFAALGGDVSFDGAHGFRVEARVPAR
- a CDS encoding ABC transporter ATP-binding protein, producing MDHDTAIVAEHLHKRYRSTVAVDGVSLRVRAGEVVGVLGANGAGKTTTVELIAGLRRPDAGRVRVLGLDPRRDRAALRQVLGVQLQQATVHHALTVDELIGLFRSFYPNPRSAGELLDLVDLTAQRRTRFEKLSGGQQQRLSIALALAGRPRVVILDELTTGLDPHARRRMQSAIEQLEHETVLLVSHAMDEVERLCDRVVLLDAGRIVADDTPAGLVSTVGAADLEEAFVTITGTRPGELEETA
- a CDS encoding ABC transporter permease, translated to MTAAPASAPARIARPGPRSWLVLMACEAKMVARDTAGLIVPLGMPLLILVMSAQSAASEPVGGLTALEVFVLPLVFTVVIASIGVINMPSFLAYYRRSGILRRLAVTPASPAMVLVAQAVVSLAQALVGISVAFAVAVFAFGARPPLDPVGAAMAVALGIAAMYAVGMLVAALAPTPNSAVAIGLVAFFALGALGGLFGGMTTLPEPLAAVGEVLPFGASVQALSAAWAGWPIEPASLIALSAATLVCGGAAAAAFRWE
- a CDS encoding helix-turn-helix domain-containing protein; its protein translation is MSTASVRTRDPLVVDPPSDLSEMLELGRFLEHHTAPALLLGPDGEQIPLPMVAYDVLRQVVSAMERGEAVSVEPIDRQLTTQQAATLLGISRSTLIRLLDEHELPFERFGESRHRRLRLHDVLAYRDRKRTDRRSRLDELTRQAEEDGLYDVDADVYKEALAQARKHS